A region from the Lolium perenne isolate Kyuss_39 chromosome 4, Kyuss_2.0, whole genome shotgun sequence genome encodes:
- the LOC127348183 gene encoding BTB/POZ and MATH domain-containing protein 1-like codes for MPFATDVTFIVEQTEIHAHRLVLAMRSPVFNAGLLGAMKESAACSRVTIDDMSASTFKAMLFFIYTDELPNSHKYENQNVGDLLVAADRYDLERLRLMCEKILAENMDAESAMPTLMLVHGRERCRLLEASCIEYMASDPDVHAAVLATKEYKELKDKCGPFVTDVLEKVSVRALASRTCMTTSAAAAPPPHPPFCSKQIGPQKSASMFNSSEVFDGTHEFRIPDFTAMQKIHGAGECIESGIFHIGGYEWVVCVYPSGYDGLGFIGMRLHMLNPPVTTTGWVTATFRIDDPSGKTPPVIAWAESLYAQGTCLVVKKFMDVTTAKLYYVKYDGSLTIHCNVKVGKGFSYATSAAAAAAVGATTTIIAPPSNIACHLERLLVCQQYFDVKFLVKDSEVCAHQLVIAARSPVLHKAVSSAPDKDHVRIDDMDVPTFHAMLHFIYADELPLMMGYRAGDATTITRDLLVAADRFGLDRLKAMCENMLCQWATPENIVATLDLADRLHCQALKEFCLEHISQPHVLKEVVETKSFKDLKAASPRLLEEIIIKISNLSSIDS; via the coding sequence ATGCCCTTCGCGACAGATGTAACGTTCATCGTCGAGCAAACCGAGATCCACGCGCACAGGCTGGTGCTCGCCATGCGGTCACCAGTGTTCAACGCAGGGCTGCTTGGGGCAATGAAGGAGAGCGCGGCGTGCTCTCGCGTCACGATAGACGACATGAGCGCCTCAACCTTCAAGGCTATGCTCTTCTTCATCTACACCGATGAGCTTCCAAATTCTCACAAGTATGAAAACCAAAATGTGGGCGACTTACTCGTGGCTGCGGACCGGTACGATCTCGAGAGGCTGAGGCTCATGTGTGAGAAGATCCTTGCGGAGAACATGGACGCCGAGTCAGCAATGCCAACTTTGATGTTGGTCCATGGACGAGAGAGGTGCCGGCTGCTAGAGGCCTCGTGCATCGAGTACATGGCGTCCGATCCCGACGTGCACGCCGCCGTGCTGGCAACCAAGGAGTACAAGGAGCTCAAGGACAAGTGTGGCCCCTTTGTTACCGACGTCTTGGAGAAAGTATCAGTGCGGGCATTGGCTTCCCGTACATGCATGACAActtctgctgctgctgctcctcctcctcatcctcctttttGCTCGAAACAAATCGGCCCGCAAAAGAGCGCGTCCATGTTTAACTCGTCGGAGGTGTTCGACGGCACACATGAGTTCAGGATCCCTGACTTTACCGCCATGCAGAAGATACATGGTGCGGGAGAATGCATCGAATCTGGCATTTTCCATATCGGCGGTTATGAGTGGGTCGTATGTGTATACCCGTCAGGGTACGATGGCCTGGGGTTCATAGGCATGCGCCTCCACATGTTGAATCCTCCTGTCACTACTACTGGTTGGGTGACGGCAACTTTCAGGATAGATGATCCTAGTGGCAAGACGCCGCCAGTAATCGCTTGGGCAGAAAGCTTGTACGCCCAAGGTACATGCTTAGTGGTGAAAAAGTTCATGGACGTCACAACTGCCAAGCTATACTATGTTAAATATGATGGCTCACTCACCATACACTGCAACGTGAAGGTCGGCAAGGGGTTCTCGTACGCTactagcgccgccgccgccgcagcagtGGGAGCCACGACGACCATCATTGCGCCGCCGTCCAACATCGCCTGCCATCTTGAGCGGCTGCTGGTTTGCCAGCagtacttcgacgtcaagttccTTGTCAAAGATAGCGAGGTCTGCGCGCACCAGCTTGTCATCGCCGCGCGGTCGCCGGTCTTGCACAAAGCGGTATCCTCGGCGCCCGACAAGGACCACGTAAGGATAGACGACATGGACGTCCCGACTTTCCATGCCATGCTCCATTTCATCTACGCCGACGAGCTGCCTCTGATGATGGGCTACCGAGCTGGAGACGCCACGACTATCACCCGAGACCTGCTGGTGGCGGCGGACCGGTTCGGTCTAGATAGGTTGAAGGCCATGTGCGAGAACATGCTGTGCCAATGGGCCACGCCGGAGAACATCGTGGCCACGCTAGACCTGGCAGATCGCCTCCATTGCCAAGCGCTCAAGGAGTTCTGCCTCGAGCATATCTCGCAGCCGCACGTGCTCAAGGAAGTGGTGGAAACTAAAAGCTTCAAGGATCTCAAAGCGGCATCCCCCCGCCTTCTAGAGGAGATCATCATCAAAATCTCCAACTTGTCATCAATTGATTCGTAG